One Onthophagus taurus isolate NC chromosome 11, IU_Otau_3.0, whole genome shotgun sequence genomic window carries:
- the LOC111415433 gene encoding iduronate 2-sulfatase encodes MNINVKIFVQFLMVINFIDKKNFGYCKRQNILLIVVDDLRPSLGIYGDKNAYTPNIDSLSKRSFVFKHAFCQQSLCAPSRNSFLTSRRPDTLRLYDFYSYWRDSVGNFTTLPQHFKEHGYITHSIGKVFHPGISSNFTDDNPYSWSGKPFHPITEKYKDAKTCRNRDGTLGANLICPVIVKEQPKGTLPDIEILEAAIDFLKTIQNEKCPYFLAVGFHKPHIPFKFPVEYLRFHQLNKIKLPKNHARPSSMPTVAWNPWTDVREREDIDKLNISFPFGEMPLNQTKEIIQAYSASISYIDDLIGTLLQQIDRNTIVVLLGDHGWSLGEHGEFAKYSNFDVATRVPLIIQVPGMTQTMIVLDDLVELVDLFPTLVDLTQITSSLEPCPRICEDSTSKLSLTCTEGRSLVPIMVSSLQRKNVTDKDAVFMQYPRPGTFPSLMPNSDKPRLKNIKVMGYSIRTKTHRYTEWIGFNSKKFKRNWKKVYGRELYDHNLDSQEVLNLAEREELKPLVEYFSKRLRGGWKNAFL; translated from the exons ATGAATataaacgttaaaattttcgttcaatttttgatggtaattaattttattgataaaaaaaattttggatatTGTAAACgacaaaatattcttttaatcgTCGTCGATGACCTCCGACCTTCCTTAGGAATTTATGGCGATAAAAATGCTTACACTCCAAACATAGATAGTTTATCAAAAAGAAGTTTTGTATTTAAGCATGCTTTTTGCCAG cAATCGTTATGTGCACCGAGTCGCAACTCCTTCCTAACAAGCCGTCGACCTGATACTCTTCGtttatacgatttttataGTTATTGGAGGGACTCTGTAGgaaattttacaactttaccccaacattttaaagaacaCGGTTATATCACGCATTCTATTGGGAAAGTTTTTCATCCCGGAATTTCATCAAACTTTACCGACGATAATCCATACAGTTGGTCAGGAAAACCTTTCCATCCAATCACCGAAAAATACAAAGACGCTAAAACATGCCGAAATAGAGATGGAACATTAGGTGCAAATCTAATTTGTCCCGTTATAGTTAAAGAACAACCCAAAGGAACACTACCGGATATCGAAATTTTAGAAGCtgcaattgattttttaaaaacgattcaAAACGAGAAATGCCCATACTTTTTAGCCGTTGGATTTCATAAACCACACATTCCATTCAAATTTCCCGTCGAATATTTGA GATTTCAtcagttaaataaaataaagctcCCTAAAAATCATGCGAGACCATCCAGTATGCCAACTGTCGCTTGGAATCCATGGACGGACGTCCGAGAACGCGAAGATATcgataaattaaacatttcatttcCGTTCGGGGAAATGCCTTTGAATCAAACGAAAGAAATAATCCAAGCGTACTCCGCTTCTATTTCTTATATCGACGATCTCATTGGGACATTATTACAACAAATCGATAGGAATACAATTGTAGTTTTACTTGGAGATCATG gtTGGTCTTTGGGAGAACATGGCGAATTCGCAAAATATAGcaattttgatgttgcaaCTCGAGTACCTTTGATTATACAAGTTCCAGGAATGACACAAACAATGATAGTTCTTGATGATTTAGTAGAATTGGTCGACTTATTCCCGACTTTAGTCGATCTAACACAAATTACATCAAGTTTAGAACCTTGCCCAAGAATTTGTGAGGATTCCACCTCGAAATTGAGTCTTACATGTACGGAGGGAAGAAGTTTAGTACCAATTATGGTGTCTTCTTTACAAAGAAAG AATGTTACAGATAAAGACGCGGTTTTTATGCAATATCCTCGTCCAGGAACGTTCCCTTCGTTAATGCCAAATAGTGATAAACCCcgcttaaaaaatattaaagtaatgGGATATTCAATTCGGACGAAAACGCATCGATACACAGAGTGGATTGGGTTTAATTCCAAAAAGTTTAAAAGGAATTGGAAGAAAGTTTATGGACGAGAATTATATGATCACAATTTAGATTCTCAGGAGGTTTTAAATTTAGCTGAAAGGGAGGAATTAAAACCTCTTGTGGAGTATTTTAGTAAACGGTTACGTGGAGGATGGAAAAATGCTTTTTTGTGA
- the LOC111415423 gene encoding putative neutral sphingomyelinase produces the protein MDFKIFSLNCWGIPIISKDRNARFKAISEALSTSAYDVVCLQEVWAESDFILIKEKVETSLRYSHYFYSGVIGSGICVFSKYPILDVFFHQWTVNGYVHKIQHADWFGGKGIGFCKLLVDGFNINIYSAHLHAEYNRLNDEYQCHRVQQAYDTAQFIQQTSGLADLIVLAGDLNTEPEDLAYRIIVHLTGLKDSFLEVKEDSKEIHKIGTNESFYNSYADKKAIRSGDAGKRIDYIMYGCPKNPNIKITTKKYCQPLPRRVPEKSFSYSDHEAITATLQIEKGLDEIEELDRDTCTAILEECILISDTALRNLRTKRFGYWILTCLLFLILVSSTPFNAPDGYNYLVHFGRLLVTLLMAYLFFMGSLWYKMEFHGILAGKLAMEVGLNRFKDNRMKNF, from the exons AtggattttaaaatatttagtttaaattgttG gggaattccaattatttcaaaagacAGAAATGCACGGTTTAAAGCTATCTCAGAAGCCTTATCAACAAGCGCTTACGATGTGGTATGCTTACAAGAAGTTTGGGCTGAATCcgattttattcttattaaagaaaaagtggAAACATCACTCCGATATTCCCATTACTTTTACAGTGGTGTTATTGGTTCTGGAATTTGCGTTTTCTCAAAATACCCAATTTTGGACGTTTTCTTTCACCAATGGACTGTTAACGGTTATGTGCATAAAATTCAACACGCCGATTGGTTTGGCGGGAAAGGAATTGGGTTCTGCAAATTATTAGTTGAtggatttaatattaatatttattctgCTCAC TTACATGCTGAATACAATAGGCTCAATGATGAGTATCAATGCCACAGAGTTCAACAAGCATATGATACTGCTCAATTTATACAACAAACCTCAGGTTTAGCCGATTTAATTGTATTAGCAGGAGATTTAAATACCGAGCCAGAAGACTTAGCTTACAG GATAATTGTTCATTTAACCGGTTTGAAAGATAGTTTTCTTGAAGTTAAAGAAGATTCCaaagaaattcataaaatcGGAACGAATGAGTCTTTTTATAATAGTTACGCCGATAAAAAAGCAATTCGAAGCGGTGATGCGGGAAAAAGGATCGATTATATTATGTACGGATGCCCAAAAAATCCTAACATTAAAATAACCACAAAAAAATACTGCCAACCTTTACCAAGAAGAGTTCCTGAAAAATCATTTAGTTACTCAGATCATGAAGCTATAACAGCCACGTTACAAATCGAAAAAGGTCTTGATGAAATAGAAGAATTAGATCGAGATACTTGTACGGCAATTTTAGAAGAGtgtattttaatttctgaTACGGCGTTGAGAAATTTAAGAACGAAAAGGTTTGGGTATTGGATTTTAACGTGtttgttgtttttgattttggtTTCGAGTACGCCGTTTAATGCTCCAGATGGGTATAATTATTTGGTACATTTTGGAAGACTTTTAGTTACTTTATTGATGgcgtatttattttttatgggaTCGCTGTGGTATAAAATGGAATTTCATGGAATCTTAGCTGGGAAATTAGCCATGGAAGTTggattaaatcgatttaaagaTAACAGGATgaagaatttttga
- the LOC111415424 gene encoding programmed cell death protein 6 — MTHFQSALPNRDFLWSVFQRVDRDRSGWINADELQSALSNGTWSPFNPETVRLMIGMFDRHNKGQVNFDDFGALWKYVTDWQNCFRSFDRDNSGNIDKNELRTALTSFGYRLSEPLIDILMRKFDRHGHGTILFDDFIQCCIVLYTLTSSFRQYDTDQDGIITIHYEQFLTMVFSLKI; from the exons atgacTCACTTTCAATCGGCTTTACCCAACAGAGATTTTCTTTGGTCCGTTTTTCAAAg gGTTGATCGCGATCGAAGCGGTTGGATAAACGCAGATGAGCTTCAATCAGCTTTATCAAATGGAACTTGGTCCCCATTTAACCCAGAAACTGTTCGATTAATGATcg gaATGTTTGATCGACATAATAAAGGACAAGTAAATTTCGATGATTTTGGCGCTTTGTGGAAATACGTAACCGATTGGCAAAATTGTTTTCGTTCCTTCGATCGAGACAATTCAGGAAACATCgataaaaacgaattaagaACTGCTTTAACTTCATTCGGATATCGGCTATCAGAAcctttaattgatattttaatgAGAAAGTTTGATCGACATGGGCATGGTACCATTTTATTCGATGATTTTATTCAATGTTGCATCGTATTATAc ACTTTAACTTCTTCATTCCGACAGTATGATACAGACCAAGATGGTATTATTACAATACATTATGAGCAATTTCTCACCATggtttttagtttaaaaatttaa
- the LOC111422187 gene encoding ankyrin repeat and LEM domain-containing protein 2, producing MDHDKEVKLKTDSNHVYYGVHVPNLVETLEEVEKTNVFTDKAEALKLVKQFKKARFKCFNYYHEAVEFATHGGDTPFINNHSFNSNSKKEPENENLSCIVNEKCQFRGPKSQDLIKLRKAIETNDLNYVEKTVWDNPRYLISSGDTPSILQEGSRYNALHIAAKSKHPDMCELILNTVGNVDFIEKLYGEDEHQNSEDRVKILLDLYLNTPDKGVNETPLHFAVKFGALKVVEVLVSYPQCDKNVRNKYGKLPNQVVCERYEGYAEKLKEQISNLLEDNFYVPVLRYEGNCTPPVIGEPFSPKSPPSFDVDPFKPRLEIHAYAGPMEKKEADKFRKIWKTPPRSISKQSFDRKRRLSNSLDSDFSYNLKLRDPEKGLETVGRELATKYNVNWKEYWPFLDDFVDLCSDDGLKRFETFLSQKVDTNFSNHNSPKRLVFETKPADNSNNSTMESLCRKLESMCILDDSSIILNENPDFVCPYVCLERSLKIFATRISNVLKKFNNFINFQSSLTAEIKLFEQLIVSYVDDKRFVDVNMQKSHHRLAVLIASGGFLTQEIQIKITEILTLNLEINKHLECVLKNVLSAPNHFTTMCEEENSQKMWENTEECCCIFVTKPTKLKYSLRRKNNGVKTTGNANNNSYFNNVSKSLFKVKNSNLKNDDLFTFNSTSSDESSEEDEFFTPPSSPSLMMNDFDEDIDEYDSFDDSFLPETDVFIEGSEPSKIDRDVYNALKQASSKINPHDFPNIYKWRHTLSFYTEFEQENWASPKPAGNLGNLKTSTPCKINSNLSFNSPASPKSWFRITGLNSPRASLNMNRTRLSFNE from the exons ATGGATCACGATAAAGAAGTGAAACTAAAAACGGACTCAAATCATGTTTATTACGGCGTACACGTCCCTAATTTAGTCGAAACGTTGGAAGAAGTCGAAAAAACGAACGTATTCACCGACAAGGCGGAAGCTTTAAAGCTGGTGAAGCAATTCAAAAAAGCcagatttaaatgttttaattattaccaCGAAGCGGTTGAGTTCGCGACTCACGGTGGGGATACCCCCTTTATTAACAACCACAGTTTTAATTCCAACTCAAAAAAAGAACcagaaaacgaaaatttatcATGCATTGTAAACGAAAAGTGCCAATTTCGAGGACCAAAATCTCAAGATCTGATCAAATTAAGAAAAGCAATCGAGACAAACGACTTAAATTATGTTGAAAAAACGGTTTGGGATAATCCAAGATATTTAATAAGTTCCGGGGATACCCCTTCGATTTTACAAGAGGGATCTCGATACAATGCTTTACACATTGCGGCGAAATCGAAACATCCTGATATGTGCgaactcattttaaacacGGTGGGGaatgttgattttattgaaaagctaTATGGGGAAGATGAACACCAAAATTCGGAAGATAGGGTTAAAATTTTACttgatttgtatttaaatacaCCCGATAAAGGAGTTAACGAGACCCCCTTGCATTTCGCCGTTAAATTTGGAGCCTTGAAAGTCGTTGAGGTGTTAGTTTCATATCCCCAGTGTGATAAAAACGTTAGAAATAAATATGGTAAACTTCCAAATCAA gTTGTTTGTGAACGTTATGAAGGATATGCTGAAAAATTGAAGGAACAAATTTCGAACTTATTAgaagataatttttatgttcCTGTTTTACGATATGAAGGGAATTGTACTCCGCCTGTAATTGGAGAACCATTTTCACCAAAAAGCCCACct agttTTGATGTGGATCCATTTAAACCTCGATTGGAAATTCACGCATATGCCGGACCGATGGAAAAAAAAGAGGCTGATAAATTTCGTAAAATTTGGAAAACTCCACCACGTTCGATTTCAAAACAATCATTCGACCGAAAACGTCGCCTCTCAAACAGTTTAGACTCGGATTTTTCTTACAATTTAAAGCTGCGTGATCCCGAGAAAGGTTTAGAAACGGTTGGACGTGAATTAGCAACGAAATACAACGTAAATTGGAAAGAGTATTGGCCGTTTTTAGATGATTTCGTCGATTTGTGTTCGGATGATGGTTTAAAACGCTTTGAAACGTTTTTATCGCAAAAAGTAGATACAAATTTTTCGAATCACAACTCTCCCAAACGGTTAGTTTTTGAAACTAAACCGGCTGATAACTCAAATAATTCCACGATGGAAAGTTTGTGTCGAAAATTGGAGTCAATGTGTATTTTGGATGATTcctcgattattttaaatgaaaatccCGACTTTGTTTGTCCTTACGTGTGTTTGGAGcgatcattaaaaatttttgcaactcGAATTTcgaacgttttaaaaaaatttaataattttattaatttccaaaGCTCTTTAACGGctgaaattaaacttttcgAACAATTAATCGTTAGTTACGTGGACGATAAACGCTTCGTTGACGTGAATATGCAAAAATCGCACCACCGTTTAGCCGTTTTGATCGCTTCTGGTGGTTTTTTAACGCaagaaattcaaataaaaataaccgaAATTTTAACGTTGAATTTAgagattaataaacatttagaATGCGTTTTAAAGAACGTTTTGAGCGCTCCTAATCATTTTACGACTATGTGTGAAGAAGAAAACTCTCAAAAAATGTGGGAAAACACGGAAGAATgttgttgtatttttgtaacaaaaccaacaaaattaaaatatagtttaagaagaaaaaacaacGGTGTTAAAACAACCGGAAACGCCAATAACAACTcgtattttaataatgtatctAAATCTCtgtttaaagtaaaaaattccaatcttaaaaacgacgatctttttacttttaatagcACTTCTTCGGATGAATCTTCAGAAGAAGATGAATTTTTTACACCACCCTCTAGTCCATCATTAATGATGAACGATTTCGACGAAGATATTGACGAATATGATAGTTTTGACGACAGTTTTTTACCGGAAACCGACGTTTTTATAGAAGG atcTGAACCAAGTAAAATAGACAGAGACGTTTACAACGCTTTAAAACAAGCCTCATCGAAAATAAACCCACACGATTTTCCTAACATTTACAAATGGAGACATACTTTAAGTTTTTATACGGAATTCGAACAAGAAAATTGGGCAAGTCCAAAACCAGCGGGGAATTTGGGGAATTTAAAAACATCCACTCCGtgtaaaattaattcgaaTCTTAGTTTTAATTCGCCCGCATCGCCAAAGTCATGGTTTAGAATAACCGGACTGAATTCTCCCAGAGCTAGCTTAAATATGAATAGGACTAGGTTAAGTTTTAATGAGTAA